A stretch of Rhodoferax potami DNA encodes these proteins:
- a CDS encoding efflux RND transporter permease subunit, with product MNISEHFIRRPVMTVLLNLAIVMAGVIGFRSITVAALPSYDTPVINVSASLAGASPETMATSVALPLEKQFQTVPGLKTISSTSTLGSTSLTLEFEESRNIDAAAVDVQAALLRAQRALPSDMTNPPSYRKVNPADAPVLLVALQSPSLSPAELQDYAEHLIVPTLSTVSGVAQVNVFGSKRYAVRVRVQPQALAARNIGLDEISAALRAANVNTPVGTLEGPKQTLVLQANKQLRNASEFADLIVSTKGGNPVRLRDVAKVEDSLETLRSWATLNGEPSITLAVQRQPGANTVQVVDSIRAALPALQTQMPASVKMTPVNDRSLSVREALHDVTLTLIGTIILVVLVIFLFLRRFVATVIPALSLPVSLVGAVALLWGLNYSLDNISLLGLTLAVGLVVDDAIVVLENIIRHVEKGENAFQAALRGAREVGFTIISISVSLIAVFIPIFFMPGVIGLLFHEFAVVVGLSIVVSAFVSLTLVPMLASRFLKDEAHMKRPGVVVRSFERAFNATLAGYTRMLDLALAHRWVILAIALSTFVATAWLLQVIPKGFFPEEDIGQIQVTTEAAEDTSFTAMVALQERAAEIIRKDPNVAVVSSFNGGGGAQNTGRMFVTLKPQSEREPMKKVVEGLRKKLRGVAGINVFMRPTQNLQLGGRQSKAQYQYILQSIRADELSTWAQKLQEKLRSDPMFRDVTSDSQLRGLQAQLKIDRDRANSLGVSVDSIRTALFSAFGERQVSTIYLPTDSYQVIMEVAPEAKQDESAINGIYVRSSNGGLVPLSSFTTVERSVGPTSINHVGQLQAVTVSFNLAPGAALGDATAKIDAAREAIQMPSSIISSYGGDAAVFKNSQGSQAILIIAALLVIYVLLGVLYESYIHPITILAGLPSAATGALATLMFFGQDLTLIATIGLVLLIGIVKKNAIMMIDFALDAQRHMGMTPAEAIREACILRFRPIMMTTLAALMGALPIALGIGAGAELRQPLGLAVVGGLIFSQAITLFITPVLYLLLERFSGTGPIQTPEAAQVEV from the coding sequence ATGAACATCTCTGAACATTTCATCCGCCGTCCGGTGATGACGGTGCTACTCAACCTCGCCATCGTGATGGCGGGGGTGATCGGGTTTCGCAGCATTACGGTAGCGGCCTTGCCGAGTTACGACACGCCGGTGATCAACGTCTCGGCGTCTCTCGCCGGTGCGAGCCCGGAGACCATGGCCACATCGGTGGCGCTGCCGCTTGAAAAACAATTCCAGACGGTACCGGGCCTCAAAACCATCAGCTCCACCAGCACGCTGGGCAGTACCTCGCTTACGCTGGAGTTTGAAGAGTCCCGCAATATCGATGCGGCGGCTGTCGACGTGCAAGCCGCCTTGCTGCGCGCGCAGCGTGCCTTGCCCTCTGACATGACCAACCCGCCGTCGTACCGCAAGGTGAACCCTGCGGACGCCCCGGTCTTGCTGGTGGCTTTGCAGTCCCCCTCGCTGTCGCCAGCCGAGTTGCAGGACTACGCCGAGCACCTGATCGTGCCGACCCTCTCTACCGTGAGCGGTGTGGCGCAGGTCAACGTGTTTGGCTCCAAGCGCTATGCGGTGCGGGTGCGGGTGCAGCCGCAGGCGCTGGCTGCCCGCAACATCGGGCTGGATGAAATCAGCGCGGCTCTGAGAGCGGCCAACGTGAATACACCGGTGGGTACCCTCGAAGGCCCCAAGCAGACGCTGGTGCTCCAGGCTAACAAGCAACTGCGCAATGCGTCCGAATTTGCCGATCTGATTGTGAGCACCAAGGGCGGCAACCCGGTGCGTCTGCGCGATGTGGCCAAGGTAGAAGACAGCCTGGAAACACTCCGTAGCTGGGCCACCCTGAATGGCGAGCCCTCTATTACCTTGGCGGTACAACGCCAGCCGGGCGCCAATACGGTGCAGGTGGTGGACTCCATCCGCGCGGCATTGCCTGCCCTGCAAACCCAGATGCCGGCCTCGGTGAAGATGACGCCGGTGAACGACCGCTCGTTGTCGGTGCGGGAAGCCTTGCACGACGTCACGCTCACCCTGATCGGCACCATTATTCTGGTGGTGCTGGTGATCTTTTTGTTCTTGCGCCGCTTTGTGGCCACGGTCATTCCGGCCTTGTCGTTGCCCGTGTCGCTGGTCGGTGCGGTGGCGTTGCTCTGGGGCCTGAACTACAGCCTCGACAACATCTCGCTCTTGGGCCTGACGCTCGCTGTCGGCCTGGTGGTGGACGATGCCATTGTGGTGCTCGAGAATATCATCCGCCACGTGGAAAAGGGTGAGAACGCGTTTCAGGCCGCCCTGCGCGGTGCGCGCGAAGTGGGCTTCACCATTATTTCGATCTCGGTCTCGCTGATCGCGGTGTTCATTCCCATCTTTTTCATGCCCGGCGTGATCGGCCTGTTGTTCCACGAATTTGCGGTCGTGGTGGGCCTGTCGATTGTGGTGTCGGCGTTTGTGTCGCTGACCTTGGTGCCCATGCTGGCCAGCCGCTTTCTGAAAGATGAGGCGCACATGAAGCGCCCCGGTGTCGTTGTGCGCAGCTTTGAGCGTGCCTTCAACGCCACCTTGGCCGGCTACACCCGCATGCTGGACCTGGCCTTGGCCCACCGCTGGGTGATTTTGGCCATTGCGCTGTCTACCTTCGTTGCCACTGCCTGGCTGCTACAGGTGATCCCGAAAGGATTTTTCCCGGAGGAAGACATCGGTCAAATCCAGGTCACGACCGAGGCCGCGGAAGACACCTCGTTCACCGCCATGGTGGCCCTGCAAGAGCGTGCGGCTGAAATCATCCGCAAAGACCCGAATGTGGCGGTGGTCAGCTCGTTCAACGGGGGAGGCGGTGCGCAAAACACCGGTCGCATGTTTGTGACACTCAAGCCCCAATCTGAACGCGAGCCGATGAAAAAAGTGGTCGAAGGTCTGCGCAAGAAATTGCGGGGCGTGGCCGGTATCAACGTGTTCATGCGCCCCACCCAAAACTTGCAGCTTGGCGGTCGCCAGAGCAAGGCGCAGTACCAGTACATCCTGCAAAGCATCCGGGCCGACGAGCTCAGCACTTGGGCCCAGAAGCTGCAAGAAAAGCTGCGCTCTGACCCGATGTTCCGCGACGTGACCAGCGACTCCCAGCTGCGCGGTTTGCAAGCCCAACTCAAAATCGACCGCGACCGCGCCAACTCTTTGGGCGTGTCGGTCGACAGCATCCGAACCGCCCTGTTCAGTGCGTTCGGTGAGCGCCAGGTGTCCACCATCTACCTGCCAACCGACAGCTACCAAGTCATCATGGAAGTTGCCCCCGAGGCCAAGCAGGACGAATCTGCCATCAACGGCATTTACGTGCGCTCCAGCAACGGCGGGCTGGTGCCGCTGAGCAGCTTCACTACCGTGGAGCGCTCGGTAGGCCCAACCTCGATCAACCACGTGGGCCAACTGCAAGCGGTGACCGTGTCGTTCAACCTGGCGCCCGGTGCCGCGCTGGGCGATGCCACTGCCAAGATCGATGCGGCCCGCGAGGCCATCCAGATGCCGAGCTCCATCATCAGCAGCTACGGCGGCGATGCTGCGGTGTTCAAAAACTCGCAAGGCAGCCAAGCGATCCTGATCATTGCGGCGCTGCTCGTGATTTACGTCTTGCTGGGGGTGCTGTACGAGAGCTATATCCACCCCATCACCATCCTGGCCGGCCTGCCTTCAGCCGCCACCGGCGCGCTGGCGACGCTGATGTTTTTCGGTCAGGACTTGACCCTGATTGCCACCATCGGCTTGGTCTTGCTCATCGGGATTGTGAAGAAAAACGCGATCATGATGATCGACTTTGCGCTCGATGCGCAGCGTCATATGGGCATGACTCCGGCAGAGGCGATTCGCGAGGCTTGTATCTTGCGCTTCCGCCCCATCATGATGACCACCTTGGCCGCGCTCATGGGGGCTTTGCCGATTGCACTGGGAATCGGCGCCGGCGCCGAGCTGCGTCAGCCCTTGGGCTTGGCAGTGGTGGGCGGCCTGATTTTTTCGCAGGCCATCACCTTGTTCATCACGCCGGTGCTTTATCTGCTGCTCGAACGCTTTAGCGGCACCGGCCCTATTCAGACGCCGGAGGCCGCTCAGGTCGAAGTTTAA
- a CDS encoding efflux RND transporter periplasmic adaptor subunit — translation MKFHRAKVVLACSALPLLMWGCSGKSETASTAPATAASGAAGPAAAPASAAASAPAGGPASVTTVKAQKKDLNVTLKASGTVVPLNVVDVRTQMNSTIKSVHFKEGQFVKAGQLLFTLDARSDEANVAKAAAQLAKDNVSLADAKRQFERAKQLFAQNFISQGSVDTAQALVDSVNATVVADQAALDAAKVALSYSRIVAPASGRAGAVNVFVGSAVQVNVTSLVTITQLDPVGIQFSIPQRNLSDALAALKEGASVKATLADGGGTFKGKLQFVDSAVDASSGAVKAKAVFANADNKLWPGAFAEVHQTIASIPDAVVIPVASIVQGARGTIVYVVEDGKAVLKPIKLVYSEAGDAAVTGIKAGDAVVQEGKQNLRPNVPVVERAKESPEGKGKPKDGDAKSSDAKAPDAKPAASDAAKPATP, via the coding sequence ATGAAATTTCATCGTGCCAAAGTTGTGCTGGCGTGCTCCGCCCTGCCCTTGTTGATGTGGGGTTGCTCCGGCAAGTCCGAGACTGCTTCTACCGCTCCCGCAACCGCCGCCTCCGGCGCAGCCGGCCCGGCTGCCGCACCGGCGAGTGCCGCAGCCAGCGCACCGGCCGGTGGCCCGGCGTCGGTGACTACTGTGAAGGCCCAGAAAAAAGACCTCAACGTCACCCTCAAGGCCAGTGGCACCGTGGTGCCACTCAATGTGGTCGATGTGCGCACCCAGATGAACAGCACCATCAAAAGCGTGCATTTCAAAGAAGGGCAGTTCGTCAAGGCCGGGCAGTTGCTGTTCACCCTGGACGCCCGCAGCGACGAGGCCAATGTGGCCAAGGCTGCCGCGCAGTTGGCCAAAGACAATGTGTCGCTGGCCGATGCCAAGCGCCAGTTTGAGCGCGCCAAGCAGTTGTTTGCGCAAAACTTTATCTCCCAAGGATCGGTCGATACCGCCCAAGCGCTGGTCGACAGTGTGAACGCCACCGTGGTGGCCGACCAGGCCGCGCTGGATGCGGCCAAAGTCGCCTTGTCGTATTCCCGCATCGTGGCGCCGGCGTCCGGCCGTGCCGGTGCGGTCAATGTCTTTGTGGGTAGCGCAGTGCAGGTGAACGTGACCAGTCTGGTCACCATCACCCAGTTGGACCCGGTGGGCATCCAGTTCAGCATTCCCCAGCGCAACCTGAGCGACGCACTCGCCGCACTGAAGGAGGGCGCCTCGGTCAAAGCCACGCTCGCTGATGGCGGCGGCACCTTCAAGGGCAAGTTGCAGTTTGTGGACAGCGCCGTCGACGCGAGCTCGGGGGCCGTGAAAGCCAAGGCAGTGTTCGCCAACGCCGACAACAAGCTCTGGCCCGGCGCATTTGCCGAAGTGCACCAAACCATTGCCAGCATTCCCGATGCGGTGGTGATTCCTGTCGCCTCCATCGTGCAAGGCGCACGCGGCACGATTGTGTATGTGGTGGAGGACGGCAAAGCGGTGCTCAAACCGATCAAGCTGGTGTATTCCGAAGCGGGCGACGCCGCAGTGACTGGTATCAAAGCCGGTGATGCGGTGGTGCAAGAAGGCAAACAAAACCTGCGGCCCAATGTGCCAGTGGTGGAGCGTGCCAAAGAGAGCCCAGAGGGCAAAGGCAAGCCCAAAGACGGCGACGCCAAATCTTCAGACGCCAAAGCCCCGGATGCCAAGCCCGCCGCCAGTGACGCAGCCAAGCCCGCCACACCATGA
- a CDS encoding DMT family transporter, translating into MDTRKPVDGSAVLLMMVLCATWGMQQVVLKATAADIAPVMQIALRSGVAALLVGLVMWWRGESMSLRDGTLVPGLAVGVFFATEFLLVAEGLRHTSASHMVVFLYTAPIFAALGLHWRIPAERLSGLQWSGIAIAFAGIAMTFLGRGHGAATGAAATGSTLWGDFLGVLAAIAWAATTVVVRCSSLAKAQPSKTLQYQLVMAFGVLLCAAWMSGQAEVNFTPRVWASLAFHAVVVSFASFLAWFWLLRHYLASRLGVFSFMTPLFGMLFGAWLLDEPIEAGFLVGAIPVLVGIVLVSAGPWLGQIWADTFKARTR; encoded by the coding sequence ATGGATACGCGCAAACCGGTGGATGGGTCCGCCGTCCTGTTGATGATGGTCTTGTGTGCCACTTGGGGCATGCAGCAGGTGGTGCTCAAAGCCACCGCGGCGGATATTGCACCGGTCATGCAAATTGCCCTGCGGTCCGGCGTGGCCGCCTTGCTGGTGGGTTTGGTGATGTGGTGGCGTGGCGAGTCCATGTCGCTGCGTGATGGAACGCTGGTGCCGGGCTTGGCGGTCGGTGTTTTTTTTGCCACCGAGTTTTTGCTGGTGGCCGAGGGCCTGCGCCATACCAGTGCGTCGCACATGGTCGTGTTTTTGTACACCGCTCCGATTTTTGCCGCGCTGGGTTTGCACTGGCGGATTCCGGCAGAGCGCCTGAGTGGTTTGCAGTGGAGCGGTATCGCGATTGCATTCGCCGGTATTGCCATGACCTTCCTGGGCCGTGGGCACGGGGCTGCCACCGGTGCCGCTGCAACGGGCAGCACCTTGTGGGGCGACTTCTTGGGGGTGCTCGCCGCTATTGCCTGGGCAGCTACGACCGTGGTGGTGCGCTGTTCCAGCCTTGCCAAAGCCCAGCCTTCCAAAACTTTGCAATACCAATTGGTGATGGCATTCGGGGTGTTGCTGTGCGCGGCCTGGATGTCGGGGCAGGCAGAGGTGAACTTCACACCTCGCGTGTGGGCCAGCCTTGCGTTTCACGCGGTGGTGGTGTCGTTTGCCAGCTTTCTGGCCTGGTTCTGGTTGTTACGCCACTACCTGGCGTCGCGGTTGGGCGTGTTCTCGTTCATGACGCCCTTGTTCGGCATGTTGTTCGGTGCCTGGTTGCTCGATGAGCCGATTGAGGCGGGCTTTCTGGTCGGTGCGATTCCGGTGTTGGTGGGCATCGTGCTCGTGAGCGCAGGCCCATGGTTAGGGCAGATCTGGGCAGACACCTTCAAGGCCCGGACGCGTTAA
- a CDS encoding AraC family transcriptional regulator — protein MPILRPKLDIPLTSPTLPAPVMFRSAYVPDHGLYPEHQHAWGEFVYSFSGVMEVKVQGHHFLAPPQYGIWLPPHLEHVGLNRKAAHHCSLYVSTALCRPLPSEPCALTVSPLVRAMLEHLRLQPAGSAVSGPEARLLKVLLDQLTLAPRAGSYLPGSDDPALGAVLRLLQAHPGDNRSLPELAHAVHSTERTLMRRCQRDLGMPFAEWRQRLRVVRAMPLLEAGQTVETIALDLGYGSASAFIAMFKKLMGTTPDELRRGTLSAA, from the coding sequence ATGCCCATCCTGCGTCCCAAGCTAGACATCCCCCTCACCAGCCCCACCCTACCGGCACCGGTCATGTTCCGCAGCGCCTATGTGCCGGACCACGGGCTCTACCCCGAGCACCAGCACGCCTGGGGCGAGTTTGTGTATTCCTTCAGCGGCGTGATGGAGGTGAAAGTGCAAGGCCACCATTTCCTGGCGCCGCCGCAATACGGCATCTGGCTGCCACCCCACCTGGAACATGTGGGCCTGAACCGCAAAGCGGCACACCACTGCTCTTTGTATGTGTCTACCGCCTTGTGCCGCCCCTTGCCAAGCGAGCCCTGCGCACTCACGGTGAGCCCCTTGGTGCGCGCCATGCTGGAACATCTGCGCTTGCAGCCAGCCGGCAGTGCGGTGTCGGGGCCTGAAGCCCGCTTGCTCAAAGTGCTGCTCGACCAGCTCACCCTCGCACCGCGGGCAGGCAGCTACCTGCCCGGCTCTGACGATCCGGCGCTGGGCGCCGTGCTACGGCTGCTGCAAGCCCACCCTGGCGACAACCGCTCGCTCCCCGAGCTGGCCCATGCAGTCCACAGCACCGAGCGCACCCTGATGCGCCGCTGCCAGCGCGACTTGGGCATGCCGTTTGCCGAGTGGCGCCAGCGCCTGCGGGTGGTGCGGGCCATGCCCCTGCTGGAGGCGGGCCAGACAGTGGAGACGATTGCGCTGGATCTGGGCTACGGCAGTGCGTCGGCCTTCATTGCCATGTTCAAGAAGCTGATGGGCACCACGCCGGATGAGCTCCGCCGCGGCACCCTGAGCGCCGCCTAG
- a CDS encoding AraC family transcriptional regulator encodes MAATPHSHPLSGYPVSRHRAPELEADYNRNPSLGYEPTDEVGFIRCLGHGYPTPLARWHCHDEYELHLITQSSGKAFVGDWIGPFEPGHLVLCGPRLPHNWISLDVPDEGVAMRDLVIQFRHEPLAQACQSIPELQEVLPLLERARHGIEFFGLSDRAQTHWHAVRGSRGLKRLAAFCEYMTDLSRWGDYRLLSNVQMRGAENDTELDQINTLVNRITENPSHSQSAAEVAAELAMSESRFSRFFRRATGNTYTDFVNRVRINRACQLLMTSDRYVTNICYDVGFNNVANFNRRFLELKGMTPSEFRKQAESRFGGAPATL; translated from the coding sequence ATGGCTGCTACCCCACACTCGCACCCTCTATCGGGCTATCCCGTCAGTCGGCACCGGGCTCCGGAGCTGGAGGCTGACTACAACCGCAACCCGTCGCTGGGCTATGAGCCTACCGACGAGGTCGGATTCATCCGCTGCCTGGGTCACGGCTATCCGACCCCCTTGGCGCGTTGGCATTGCCATGATGAATATGAGTTGCACCTGATCACCCAGAGCTCCGGTAAGGCGTTTGTCGGGGACTGGATCGGCCCGTTTGAGCCGGGCCATCTGGTGCTGTGCGGGCCCCGCCTCCCGCACAACTGGATTTCTCTGGACGTGCCCGACGAAGGTGTTGCGATGCGCGATTTGGTGATCCAGTTCCGGCATGAGCCGCTGGCACAGGCCTGCCAGTCCATCCCCGAGCTGCAGGAGGTGCTGCCCCTATTGGAGCGCGCCCGCCACGGTATCGAGTTTTTTGGCCTCTCGGACCGTGCCCAAACGCACTGGCATGCGGTGCGCGGTTCACGCGGGCTCAAGCGCTTGGCCGCGTTCTGTGAATACATGACCGATCTGTCCCGCTGGGGGGACTATCGCCTGCTCTCCAACGTGCAAATGCGGGGCGCGGAAAACGACACTGAGCTCGACCAGATCAACACCCTCGTCAACCGCATCACCGAGAACCCGTCGCACTCCCAGTCGGCAGCCGAGGTGGCGGCAGAGCTGGCCATGAGTGAGAGCCGGTTTTCGCGTTTCTTCCGGCGTGCGACCGGCAATACCTATACCGACTTTGTGAACCGGGTGCGCATCAACCGCGCCTGCCAGCTGCTGATGACCTCAGACCGCTACGTCACCAATATTTGCTACGACGTGGGTTTCAACAACGTAGCCAATTTCAACCGCCGGTTTCTGGAGCTCAAGGGCATGACGCCCTCGGAATTCCGCAAACAGGCGGAGAGCCGTTTTGGCGGAGCACCCGCTACGCTCTAG